One genomic window of Pirellulales bacterium includes the following:
- a CDS encoding glutamate-cysteine ligase family protein, which yields MSTALRLRLFEAFGVELEYMIVDAQSLDVRPIADELMRDATGGEEYVGDVEAGDVSWSNELVAHVVELKTTDPAPSLAPLAGSFQAQVRRINELLARHGAQLMPGGMHPWMDPARETKLWPHDCNEIYAAFNRIFNCQGHGWSNLQSVHLNLPFGDDAEFGRLHAAIRLVLPILPALAASSPIVDGRATGILDTRLDVYRTNSRRIPSVTGHVVPEAVFSEADYRQVILNTLYAEIAPHDPDGVLQEEWLNARGAIARFERNTIEIRVLDIQECPAADLAICGLAVGTLRGLADGRFGTLDEQQAWPAERLAEILLAAIREGEQAVVRDADYLRLFGMKASSATAAELWRHINERVADRPARTPETDRALEVILREGPLARRLLHRLGNRADDRHAQAREFARLCDCLTRGEMLL from the coding sequence TCGCTCGACGTGCGGCCTATTGCCGACGAGCTGATGCGCGACGCGACCGGCGGCGAGGAATACGTCGGCGACGTCGAGGCAGGCGACGTCTCCTGGTCGAACGAACTGGTGGCCCACGTCGTCGAACTGAAAACGACCGATCCCGCGCCGTCCTTGGCGCCGCTGGCCGGATCTTTCCAGGCGCAGGTACGTCGCATCAACGAACTGCTCGCGAGACATGGCGCTCAGCTCATGCCCGGCGGTATGCATCCGTGGATGGATCCCGCGCGCGAAACCAAACTTTGGCCGCACGATTGCAACGAGATCTACGCGGCCTTTAACCGTATCTTCAACTGTCAGGGGCATGGCTGGTCGAACCTGCAAAGCGTGCATCTGAATCTGCCGTTCGGCGACGACGCCGAGTTCGGCCGGTTGCACGCCGCGATTCGCCTTGTCCTTCCGATTCTGCCCGCCTTGGCGGCCAGCAGCCCCATCGTCGACGGCCGGGCGACCGGCATTCTCGACACGCGCCTGGACGTCTATCGCACGAACAGCCGACGCATCCCTTCGGTCACCGGGCACGTGGTTCCGGAAGCGGTGTTCAGCGAAGCGGATTACCGGCAGGTCATTTTGAACACGCTGTACGCCGAGATCGCACCGCACGATCCGGATGGCGTCTTGCAGGAGGAATGGCTGAACGCTCGGGGTGCGATCGCGCGGTTCGAGCGGAACACGATTGAAATTCGCGTCCTCGATATCCAGGAATGCCCGGCGGCGGATTTGGCGATCTGCGGTTTGGCCGTCGGAACGTTGCGCGGACTGGCCGACGGGCGCTTTGGTACGCTCGACGAGCAGCAGGCCTGGCCCGCCGAACGATTAGCAGAAATCCTGCTGGCCGCGATTCGCGAGGGCGAACAGGCCGTGGTCCGCGACGCCGACTACTTGCGCCTGTTCGGTATGAAGGCGTCGTCAGCGACGGCGGCCGAACTGTGGCGGCATATCAATGAGCGCGTCGCCGACCGGCCGGCACGCACGCCGGAGACGGATCGCGCCTTGGAGGTGATCCTGCGTGAAGGGCCGCTCGCGCGACGCCTTTTGCACAGGCTTGGAAACCGAGCCGACGACCGCCACGCCCAAGCGCGTGAATTTGCCCGACTGTGCGATTGTCTAACGCGCGGCGAGATGCTTTTGTAG